In Candidatus Polarisedimenticolaceae bacterium, the sequence CAGGCGACTCCCAGTACCACGGGTGATCAATACTCGGCTTATGCACCCAATCCTCTGGGAGGCGCACTTTCCAGAACTCGCTGGTGAGAGTCTGGATGTCCATGATCAGCCTGCCCAACGTGCGCGTTCAGCGGCGCGCCCGTCGGCGCGGCGCTTGCCGCCTTGTGCAAGCGCCGTGAAGCGAGAGTGCCGCGGCTGGAATGATGGAATGGACTCCTCCCACGACTTCACCGGCATCGCTGTGCCAAAGTCGCTGGCCACGTCAAAGCCCCCGTTGGGGAGGAGGAGTCCGTCGTGAAGGATACGACCATTTCCGTCGACGTTGCGAAGTCCGTCTTCGAGCTTGCTGTATCCGATCGGTCTGGGCACGTGAAGTCGACCCACCGTCTTCCGCGATGCCTCCGCCTATTGCGCCCACGCACTGGGGCACACATTGCCTGGTGTTGATTCGAGCATTGCGTTCAGCTCGGCTATTCGACTCTGGGTCATGCCCATCTTGGCGGCAGCGACGCAGACGGGATAGACGCTGCCGTATTCATTTCGGTCAGATGAAGGCCACAACGCGTGCACTTGCGCGTCCCGATACTGTGCCCACATCGTTTGGGACTTGTCGAGAGCCGCGATTGCGTTCGGGTTGGCACTGCCTTGTTTTCGTAGGCGGCCGAGAAGTTCGCTCATCTCCTTCTCAGCGCCCGCGAGTTTCTGTACGGCCATAGCGTTGACCGTTTGTTGTGTTTCGGCGGAGAGTTTCGCCGAACCGCCTGAAGGGTCCGTTGCTAGTGAGCCGGCAATGAGCAAGAGTGCGATTGATTTCATGCTTTTCTCATGCGGTCTAACGATCGCGTTCAGCGGCTCGCCGCGCGGCGAGCCGCTTGCGCTGTTCGAGCAAGCAGCATGACGCGCGAGTGCGACCGCTGGAACGGGCAGTT encodes:
- a CDS encoding lysozyme inhibitor LprI family protein → MKSIALLLIAGSLATDPSGGSAKLSAETQQTVNAMAVQKLAGAEKEMSELLGRLRKQGSANPNAIAALDKSQTMWAQYRDAQVHALWPSSDRNEYGSVYPVCVAAAKMGMTQSRIAELNAMLESTPGNVCPSAWAQ